From Salipiger profundus, a single genomic window includes:
- the hemP gene encoding hemin uptake protein HemP, with the protein MMERRLDAVSALPAIPRHVARSLTDGGNIAEIELDGQVYTLRITKAGKLILTK; encoded by the coding sequence ATGATGGAGCGCAGGCTTGATGCCGTCTCGGCCCTTCCGGCCATCCCGCGGCATGTCGCACGGTCGCTGACCGATGGCGGCAACATCGCCGAGATCGAGCTCGACGGGCAGGTCTACACCCTGCGCATCACCAAGGCCGGAAAGCTGATCCTGACGAAATGA
- a CDS encoding PRC-barrel domain-containing protein has translation MLQSLAKMLTWDARTGDGTAALTDILFDPEARRMTYFALAPDGPHTQQILARASLLGALAPGDRAFELHATTDDLAQAPHWEGDHADLDPLLTAMPPLVIGPFGATHAPLALASSMFGEDHDKNATEPVDPRTEEVLDRYTRLTRWLGRPVFSRDAELGRMSDLLADPARNSIEYIVVENAGLFSRKRHALPFTSFAHRAPGAKGGHIVLDLTEVDYENAPSPEDLLDPGA, from the coding sequence ATGCTTCAGAGCCTGGCCAAGATGCTCACGTGGGACGCGCGCACCGGGGATGGCACCGCCGCGCTGACCGACATCCTTTTCGATCCCGAGGCGCGTCGGATGACCTATTTCGCGCTCGCGCCGGACGGGCCGCACACCCAGCAGATCCTTGCCCGCGCTTCGCTGCTCGGCGCGCTTGCCCCCGGAGACCGGGCGTTCGAGCTGCACGCAACAACGGATGACCTCGCGCAGGCGCCGCACTGGGAGGGCGATCACGCCGATCTCGACCCGCTGCTGACGGCCATGCCGCCGCTGGTGATCGGGCCGTTCGGCGCGACGCACGCGCCGCTGGCGCTCGCAAGCTCCATGTTCGGCGAGGATCACGACAAGAACGCGACCGAGCCCGTCGATCCGCGTACCGAGGAAGTGCTCGACCGTTACACCCGCCTCACGCGCTGGCTCGGTCGGCCGGTGTTTTCCCGCGACGCCGAGCTGGGCCGCATGAGCGACCTGCTCGCCGACCCGGCGCGCAACAGCATCGAGTATATCGTGGTGGAGAACGCCGGGTTGTTCAGCCGCAAGCGGCACGCCCTGCCCTTCACGAGCTTCGCCCACCGTGCTCCCGGCGCAAAGGGCGGGCACATCGTGCTCGACCTGACCGAGGTCGACTACGAGAACGCGCCCTCGCCCGAGGACTTGCTCGACCCCGGGGCCTGA
- a CDS encoding gamma-glutamyl-gamma-aminobutyrate hydrolase family protein — translation MRPLIGVTVSRRSGWRVFPLMALAVWLAGGRAIRWQAGLRKVDLDAVDGVVIGGGDDIAPTLYGGELRVGVRLDTARDELEQGVLRSAFERRLPILGICRGSQMLNVVLGGTLHQDAYEVYDSRHYRTVLPRKRVQIGTDTLLARSARAECLYVNALHSQAVDRLGEGLQVAARDEGGMIQAVERMSDPFALGVQWHPEHLIYRRAHRRLFRSLVAAARAGRGNAAQLSAAEEEAREQGSLWQQPPSEHSGPNR, via the coding sequence TTGCGACCACTGATCGGCGTGACCGTGTCGCGCAGGTCCGGCTGGCGCGTTTTTCCTCTGATGGCGCTGGCCGTGTGGCTTGCCGGAGGGCGTGCGATCCGCTGGCAGGCCGGGCTGCGCAAGGTCGATCTCGACGCGGTCGACGGCGTGGTGATCGGAGGCGGCGACGACATCGCTCCGACCCTCTACGGCGGAGAGCTGCGTGTCGGCGTGCGTCTGGATACCGCCCGCGACGAGCTCGAGCAGGGGGTGCTGCGCAGCGCCTTCGAACGACGTCTGCCGATCCTCGGGATCTGCCGGGGCTCTCAGATGCTGAACGTGGTCCTCGGCGGGACGCTTCACCAGGACGCCTACGAGGTCTACGACTCCCGACACTACCGCACCGTGCTGCCGCGCAAGAGGGTGCAGATCGGCACCGATACGCTGCTCGCCCGGTCCGCGCGGGCCGAATGCCTTTACGTGAATGCGCTGCATAGCCAGGCGGTGGATCGGCTCGGCGAGGGGCTGCAGGTGGCGGCCCGCGACGAGGGCGGCATGATCCAGGCGGTCGAGCGGATGAGCGATCCGTTCGCGCTGGGGGTGCAATGGCACCCCGAGCACCTCATCTATCGCCGCGCCCACCGGCGGCTGTTTCGCTCGCTCGTGGCGGCGGCCCGTGCCGGTCGCGGCAACGCCGCGCAGCTCTCGGCGGCCGAGGAAGAGGCCCGCGAGCAGGGCAGCCTGTGGCAGCAGCCCCCCTCGGAGCATTCGGGCCCGAACCGCTAG
- a CDS encoding amidoligase family protein, protein MSLTSNPPALKPLPTPRTAAGEPRHVGIEIEFSGLDEEHAARVLATCLGGSAEQDRPGFWNVTGTELGDFECYLDSRPLQKLDSEGLGKHLRELARSVVPLEIVSDPIEVVQIPALDRALQALADAGATGTRHGVLLGFGVHFNPEVVSLKFSDIAPVLTAYALLEDHLRRIAGIDLSRRLLPWVDPYPRSLVDRLASANPPSNMTELMDTYLELAPSRNHGLDMLCIFAEIDHDRVAREMDMEQIQSRPTYHWRLPDCRIDEADWSLAKEWNRWVLVEQVAADRALLKRLKEMWRDHRGSLTSIRTDWSERVSDVLKGAGLCDH, encoded by the coding sequence ATGTCCCTGACTTCTAACCCGCCCGCGCTCAAGCCGCTGCCGACCCCTCGGACCGCCGCGGGCGAGCCCCGGCATGTCGGCATCGAGATCGAGTTCTCCGGCCTCGACGAGGAACACGCCGCGCGCGTCCTCGCGACGTGCCTCGGCGGCTCCGCCGAGCAGGACCGCCCGGGGTTCTGGAACGTGACGGGCACCGAGCTCGGCGATTTCGAGTGCTATCTCGACAGTCGCCCGCTCCAGAAGCTCGACAGCGAGGGGCTGGGCAAGCATCTGCGCGAGCTTGCGCGCAGTGTCGTGCCGCTCGAGATCGTCAGCGATCCGATCGAGGTGGTGCAGATCCCCGCGCTCGACCGGGCATTGCAGGCGCTCGCCGATGCCGGTGCCACGGGCACCCGTCACGGCGTGCTTCTTGGCTTCGGCGTGCACTTCAATCCCGAGGTCGTGTCGCTCAAGTTCTCCGACATCGCGCCGGTGCTCACCGCCTATGCGCTGCTCGAGGATCACCTGCGGCGGATCGCCGGCATCGACCTGTCCCGGCGTCTGCTGCCCTGGGTCGACCCCTATCCGCGCAGCCTTGTCGACCGGCTGGCCTCTGCGAACCCGCCGAGCAACATGACCGAGCTCATGGACACCTACCTAGAGCTCGCGCCGTCCCGGAACCACGGGCTCGACATGCTGTGCATCTTTGCCGAGATCGACCACGACCGCGTCGCGCGCGAGATGGACATGGAGCAGATCCAGTCACGCCCGACCTATCACTGGCGTCTGCCCGATTGCCGCATCGACGAAGCCGACTGGTCGCTCGCGAAGGAATGGAACCGCTGGGTGCTGGTCGAGCAGGTTGCTGCCGACCGAGCGCTGCTCAAGCGGCTCAAGGAAATGTGGCGCGATCACCGCGGGTCGCTGACCTCTATCCGCACGGACTGGAGCGAGCGCGTTTCCGACGTCCTGAAGGGGGCAGGCCTTTGCGACCACTGA
- a CDS encoding sensor histidine kinase: protein MTHADGSRLRPMGLAARMILFLTLALVPIGVVAYFQTAKLQQETRLRSQLSLVALTEAAALGERETILRALGSAQALGATVGQALLETGDTEACGRRLATYLETSPGYSFVTVLTADGRLPCTSRGEELDIADFQHLSGLLEEPRSVAYLNREGPLSNRSVIVVGEPFFTDGELAGYMLLSVPSALLPRDEGRNAQSPQAPEDFRDIVFFNNRGEVLSSRAGLDDVADLLPADLELRSLIGGGAQSFAARSADGETRVYAAAPLVPGMVHALGVWNHDNAEAEAITVSNVAKALPLLMWAASVIVAFLAVNRLVIRHIKRLSRRMRTFARTRRIPEHRSTLVMPAELADMEDDFLDMADGILRDEAQQENALREKTILLKEVHHRVKNNLQLISSIMNMQIRQSRERETRFVLHRLQDRIRSLATIHRNLYQTEDLGHVNAGVLLTDLVQQMTQMIEISGRAVQVERDLADIEVVPDQAVPLSLLTAEALTNALKYGAAPDGDAQARVMVSFRHDGQGNAVLEIRNSAGPEGRTSDDEDLEVEPAGLGARLIQAFATQLGGRLEQGREDGEYVVHVHFQLTDFEPDETVPTEVPNVPDF, encoded by the coding sequence ATGACCCACGCAGACGGATCGCGCCTGCGCCCGATGGGGCTCGCGGCGCGCATGATCCTGTTCCTCACGCTCGCGCTGGTTCCGATCGGTGTCGTTGCGTATTTTCAGACGGCGAAGCTGCAACAGGAGACACGTCTCCGGTCGCAGCTTTCGCTTGTTGCGCTGACCGAAGCCGCGGCCCTTGGCGAGCGGGAAACGATCCTGCGTGCGCTCGGCAGCGCGCAGGCGCTTGGCGCTACCGTGGGGCAGGCGCTGCTCGAAACCGGCGATACCGAGGCCTGCGGGCGACGGCTTGCCACCTATCTCGAGACGTCCCCGGGCTATTCCTTCGTGACCGTGCTGACGGCCGATGGCCGGCTTCCCTGCACCTCGCGGGGCGAAGAGCTCGACATTGCCGATTTCCAACATCTCAGCGGGCTGCTCGAAGAGCCGCGGTCGGTTGCCTACCTCAACCGCGAAGGCCCGCTCAGCAACCGTTCGGTGATCGTCGTCGGCGAGCCCTTCTTCACCGACGGCGAACTGGCGGGCTACATGCTCCTGTCGGTGCCCTCGGCGCTCCTGCCGCGTGACGAGGGCCGGAATGCCCAGTCGCCGCAAGCGCCCGAGGATTTCCGCGACATCGTCTTCTTCAACAACCGCGGCGAGGTGCTGTCTTCGCGCGCGGGCCTCGATGACGTCGCCGATCTTCTTCCGGCGGATCTCGAACTGCGCAGCCTGATCGGCGGCGGCGCGCAAAGCTTTGCCGCGCGCAGCGCCGATGGTGAAACCCGGGTCTATGCCGCCGCCCCGCTCGTGCCGGGCATGGTGCACGCGCTCGGTGTCTGGAACCACGACAACGCCGAGGCGGAGGCCATCACGGTGAGCAATGTCGCCAAGGCGCTGCCACTGCTGATGTGGGCCGCGTCGGTCATCGTCGCATTCCTTGCGGTGAACCGACTGGTGATCCGGCACATCAAGCGGCTGTCGCGGCGGATGCGGACCTTTGCCCGCACCCGGCGCATCCCCGAGCATCGCAGCACGCTGGTGATGCCGGCGGAACTCGCGGACATGGAGGACGATTTCCTCGACATGGCCGACGGGATCCTGCGCGACGAGGCGCAGCAGGAGAACGCGCTGCGCGAGAAGACAATCCTGCTCAAGGAGGTGCACCACCGGGTCAAGAACAACCTGCAGCTCATCTCCTCGATCATGAACATGCAGATCCGGCAGTCGCGCGAGCGCGAGACCCGCTTCGTGCTGCACCGGCTGCAGGATCGCATCCGCAGCCTCGCCACGATCCACCGCAACCTCTACCAGACCGAGGATCTCGGGCACGTGAACGCCGGCGTGCTGCTGACCGACCTCGTGCAGCAGATGACCCAGATGATCGAGATCAGCGGTCGCGCGGTGCAGGTCGAGCGCGACCTTGCCGATATCGAAGTGGTGCCCGACCAGGCGGTCCCGCTGTCGCTGCTGACCGCCGAGGCCCTGACAAACGCGCTGAAATACGGCGCCGCGCCCGATGGCGACGCGCAGGCCCGGGTCATGGTGAGCTTCCGGCATGACGGCCAGGGCAACGCCGTGCTCGAGATCCGCAACTCGGCGGGTCCCGAGGGACGCACCAGCGATGACGAGGATCTGGAAGTCGAACCGGCCGGGCTCGGGGCGCGGCTGATCCAGGCATTCGCGACGCAACTTGGCGGGCGGCTGGAGCAGGGGCGAGAAGACGGCGAGTATGTCGTTCACGTCCATTTCCAGCTCACCGATTTCGAGCCCGACGAAACCGTTCCCACAGAGGTGCCGAATGTCCCTGACTTCTAA
- a CDS encoding RNA polymerase sigma factor: MSDDPRDEIVEHLPALRAFALSLTRNGAVADDMVQDTLVKAWSKINTFEKGTNMRAWLFTILRNTYYSNRRKAGREVSDAEGIFTESLSEKPAHDGRLQMADFRRAFVKLTDEQREALILVGAQGFSYEDAAETCGVAVGTIKSRVNRARARLSELLHLEGEEGLEMTDQATMAVVSGGRPAAR; encoded by the coding sequence ATGAGCGATGATCCCCGCGACGAAATCGTCGAACACCTGCCGGCGCTGCGAGCTTTCGCGCTCTCGCTGACGCGCAACGGCGCGGTGGCCGACGACATGGTTCAGGACACGCTGGTCAAGGCGTGGTCCAAGATCAACACGTTCGAGAAGGGCACGAACATGCGTGCCTGGCTCTTCACCATTCTGCGCAACACCTACTACTCGAACCGCCGCAAGGCGGGGCGCGAGGTGTCGGATGCCGAGGGTATCTTCACCGAGAGCCTGTCCGAGAAGCCGGCGCACGACGGGCGTCTGCAGATGGCCGATTTCCGTCGCGCCTTCGTAAAGCTGACCGACGAACAGCGCGAAGCGTTGATCCTTGTCGGCGCGCAGGGTTTCTCCTACGAAGACGCTGCCGAGACCTGCGGGGTCGCGGTCGGCACGATCAAGAGCCGCGTGAACCGCGCGCGTGCAAGATTGTCCGAACTCCTGCACCTCGAGGGTGAAGAGGGGCTCGAGATGACGGACCAGGCGACAATGGCCGTGGTTTCCGGCGGACGTCCGGCCGCCCGGTAA
- a CDS encoding NepR family anti-sigma factor — MGHTRRKENGSEAIDENLKRVYEDMLDEKVPDRFLDLIAQLRAQDDQDDSSGGEAK, encoded by the coding sequence ATGGGTCACACGCGGAGAAAAGAGAATGGGTCAGAGGCGATCGACGAGAACCTGAAGCGGGTTTACGAAGACATGCTTGACGAAAAGGTTCCAGATCGGTTCCTCGACCTGATCGCCCAGCTACGGGCGCAAGACGATCAGGACGACTCGTCCGGCGGAGAGGCGAAATGA
- a CDS encoding response regulator: MTTGDLSQAIGAALPYLRRYARALTGSQTTGDNYAAATLEAILADRSTAAESSSAKVGLFRVFHGIWITTGAPVVDEGTGALAKAQARLSKLTTNSREALLLHTIEDFTLDEVSEIMQIEHSEAQQLVSLARQEMADAVSGRVLIIEDEAIIAMDLESIVADLGHRVTGVARTRDAAIDLAKKEKPDLILADIQLADNSSGIDAVNDILGELGDRPVIFITAFPERLLTGERPEPAFLISKPYSEEQVSSAVSQAMFFSSTETLKA, encoded by the coding sequence ATGACAACGGGTGACCTGAGTCAGGCCATTGGAGCAGCGCTTCCGTATCTTCGGCGTTATGCACGCGCTCTGACGGGCAGTCAGACCACCGGCGACAATTATGCCGCCGCAACGCTGGAGGCCATTCTCGCCGATCGCAGCACCGCGGCGGAGTCGAGTTCCGCGAAGGTCGGCCTCTTCCGCGTCTTCCACGGTATCTGGATCACCACCGGCGCGCCGGTCGTCGACGAAGGCACGGGCGCGCTCGCCAAGGCGCAGGCACGGCTTTCGAAACTCACCACCAACAGCCGCGAGGCCCTGCTGCTGCACACGATCGAGGACTTCACCCTCGACGAAGTATCCGAGATCATGCAGATCGAACACAGCGAAGCGCAACAGCTCGTGAGCCTTGCCCGCCAGGAAATGGCCGACGCCGTCTCGGGCCGCGTGCTCATCATCGAGGACGAAGCCATCATCGCGATGGACCTCGAAAGCATCGTTGCCGACCTCGGCCACCGCGTTACCGGTGTCGCACGTACTCGCGACGCTGCTATCGACCTCGCCAAGAAGGAAAAGCCGGATCTCATCCTTGCCGACATCCAGCTTGCCGACAACTCCTCGGGCATCGACGCGGTGAACGACATCCTCGGAGAACTCGGCGACCGTCCGGTGATCTTCATCACTGCCTTCCCCGAGCGTCTTCTTACCGGCGAACGACCGGAACCCGCCTTCCTGATCTCGAAGCCCTACTCCGAAGAGCAGGTGAGTTCGGCGGTGAGCCAGGCAATGTTCTTCTCGTCCACCGAGACCCTCAAAGCCTGA
- a CDS encoding DUF1328 domain-containing protein, whose product MLYWAILFFVVAIVAAVFGFGGIASASAGIAQILFFIFLVLFVVAIVMRLVRKA is encoded by the coding sequence ATGCTTTACTGGGCCATTCTCTTCTTCGTTGTCGCCATCGTCGCAGCGGTCTTCGGCTTCGGCGGGATCGCCTCGGCATCGGCCGGGATCGCACAGATCCTGTTCTTCATCTTCCTCGTGCTGTTCGTGGTCGCGATCGTCATGCGGCTCGTGCGCAAGGCGTGA
- a CDS encoding PLDc N-terminal domain-containing protein → MEFILGFIVLVLDIWAIVSILSSGASTGSKVLWVLLILILPVLGFIIWLIAGPKSARSPA, encoded by the coding sequence ATGGAGTTCATTCTCGGTTTCATCGTTCTCGTGCTCGACATCTGGGCCATCGTGTCGATCCTCAGCTCCGGCGCAAGCACCGGGTCCAAGGTGCTCTGGGTGCTGCTCATCCTTATCCTGCCGGTCCTTGGCTTCATCATCTGGCTCATCGCAGGGCCGAAATCCGCGCGGTCACCCGCCTGA
- a CDS encoding TRAP transporter large permease encodes MTSIEIGLWVTGGLFLMVVLGMRVAFAAGLAGLLGLVWIFWEKRDYDPEMMGWAISVAVKTAGQVPHGKVASQALSLIPTFILIGYLAYYAGLTKALFEAAKRWLAWVPGGLAVSTVFATAGFAAVSGASVATSAVFARIAIPEMLKIGYDKRFAAGVVAAGGTLASLIPPSAILVIYAIIVEQDVGKLLLAGFVPGAFSAVVYGALIIGLAMTIKGFGPPVRGFTWGQRFASLPPALPIVAVVVIIIFFVYNPFGDAWGTPTEGGAVGAFIIFVMALLHGMRGAELKDALIETAKLSIMIFTIIWGVLIYVRFLGFADLPSAFADWISSLHYPPMVILICILLAYAVLGMFMDAIGMLLLTLPVVYPAVMALNGGEDVAAVDSTFGMSGEMCAVWFGILVVKMAEFCLITPPIGLNCFVVAGVRPDLSVQDVFRGVTPFFIADAVTIALLVAFPSIVLWLPSLA; translated from the coding sequence ATGACATCCATCGAAATCGGCCTGTGGGTCACGGGCGGCCTTTTCCTCATGGTGGTGCTGGGCATGCGGGTGGCCTTTGCCGCGGGCCTGGCCGGGCTGCTGGGGCTTGTCTGGATCTTCTGGGAGAAACGCGACTACGATCCCGAGATGATGGGCTGGGCGATCTCGGTCGCGGTCAAGACGGCGGGGCAGGTGCCCCACGGCAAGGTCGCGAGCCAGGCGCTGAGCCTCATCCCGACCTTCATCCTGATCGGCTACCTCGCCTATTACGCGGGGCTCACCAAGGCGCTGTTCGAGGCTGCCAAGCGCTGGCTGGCGTGGGTGCCAGGCGGGCTTGCGGTCTCGACCGTCTTCGCCACGGCGGGTTTCGCGGCGGTCTCGGGCGCCTCGGTGGCAACCTCGGCGGTCTTCGCCCGCATCGCGATCCCCGAGATGCTCAAGATCGGCTACGACAAGCGCTTCGCGGCGGGCGTCGTGGCGGCGGGCGGCACGCTGGCCTCGCTCATCCCGCCCTCGGCGATCCTCGTGATCTATGCCATCATCGTCGAGCAGGACGTGGGCAAGCTGCTGCTGGCGGGCTTCGTGCCGGGCGCCTTCTCGGCGGTGGTCTACGGAGCGCTGATCATCGGCCTCGCGATGACGATCAAGGGCTTCGGCCCGCCGGTGCGCGGCTTCACCTGGGGCCAGCGCTTCGCATCGCTGCCGCCGGCGCTGCCCATCGTGGCGGTGGTCGTGATCATCATCTTCTTCGTCTACAACCCTTTCGGCGATGCTTGGGGCACGCCCACCGAGGGCGGGGCGGTCGGTGCCTTCATCATCTTCGTGATGGCGCTGCTGCACGGGATGCGCGGCGCCGAGCTGAAGGATGCGCTGATCGAGACCGCGAAACTGTCGATCATGATCTTCACGATCATCTGGGGCGTGCTGATCTACGTGCGGTTCCTCGGCTTCGCGGACTTGCCCTCGGCCTTCGCGGACTGGATTTCGTCGCTGCACTACCCGCCGATGGTGATCCTGATCTGCATCCTGCTGGCCTACGCGGTGCTGGGCATGTTCATGGACGCCATCGGGATGCTGCTGCTGACCCTGCCGGTCGTCTACCCGGCGGTCATGGCGCTGAACGGGGGCGAGGACGTGGCCGCCGTCGACAGCACCTTCGGCATGTCCGGCGAGATGTGCGCGGTGTGGTTCGGCATCCTCGTGGTGAAGATGGCCGAGTTCTGCCTGATCACGCCGCCCATCGGGCTCAACTGCTTCGTGGTTGCGGGCGTGCGCCCGGACCTGTCGGTGCAGGACGTGTTCCGGGGCGTGACGCCGTTCTTCATCGCGGACGCGGTGACCATCGCGTTGCTGGTGGCCTTCCCGTCGATCGTGCTCTGGCTGCCGTCTCTGGCATGA
- a CDS encoding TRAP transporter small permease subunit gives MAGQSAVLSDDTTISRLDRTLEHLERAMAFISGLGAFALMVLAVVSVGGREFFNEPLRGYVDWIEAAMPLIAIFGISYVQRNGGHIRMDILVGKLHGRALWLAELITTFGIFVLMVGLVWGTWAHFDRSFDFAAPMWSRDSTIDLGLPIWPAKLIVPVAFSVMVLRLVIQLWGYGRALVLGLEAPPAVPLVQSVADQAAAEAEHISGHDQ, from the coding sequence ATGGCCGGACAGTCCGCCGTGCTCTCCGACGACACCACCATCAGCCGGCTCGACCGGACGCTCGAGCATCTCGAGCGGGCGATGGCCTTCATCTCGGGACTTGGGGCCTTCGCGCTCATGGTTCTCGCGGTGGTGTCGGTCGGAGGGCGAGAGTTCTTCAACGAGCCGCTGCGGGGCTATGTCGACTGGATCGAGGCGGCGATGCCGCTCATCGCGATCTTCGGCATCTCCTACGTGCAGCGCAACGGTGGGCATATCCGCATGGACATCCTGGTGGGCAAGCTGCACGGTCGGGCGCTGTGGCTCGCCGAACTGATCACCACCTTCGGGATCTTCGTGCTGATGGTCGGGCTGGTGTGGGGCACCTGGGCGCACTTCGACCGCAGCTTCGATTTCGCCGCGCCGATGTGGTCGCGCGATTCCACCATCGACCTCGGGCTGCCGATCTGGCCCGCCAAGCTGATCGTGCCGGTGGCCTTCTCGGTCATGGTGCTGCGGCTGGTGATCCAGCTGTGGGGCTACGGCCGGGCGCTGGTGCTGGGGCTCGAGGCGCCGCCGGCGGTGCCGCTGGTCCAGAGCGTCGCGGATCAGGCCGCGGCAGAGGCAGAGCATATCTCGGGGCATGACCAATGA
- a CDS encoding C4-dicarboxylate TRAP transporter substrate-binding protein — protein MSRIFTTLCVGALTTAFATEAMATEWNVSLWGKRRAFTEHIHKLAELVEEKTDGDFTMNISYGGLSKNTENLDGISIFAFEMAQFCAGYHPDKNRAITVLELPFLGVDTLEEEVAVSNAVYAHPAVQEEMAQWSAKLLMPTPMPQYNLVGTGEPRNELADFDGMRVRATGGLGRAFEAVGAVPTSMTASEVYQAMESGVIDTAAFAQHAHLSFGTINEADWWTANLNPGTVNCPVVVNTDAYESLSDAEREALDSSVPEAIDYYLENYGELLAKWDSVLEEKGVEKVMISDEELAKFKDIAGTPTHEAWIEEMGAQGLPAQELYDLVTSTLEETRASN, from the coding sequence ATGTCACGCATTTTCACGACGCTCTGCGTCGGCGCACTCACCACCGCCTTCGCCACCGAGGCGATGGCGACGGAATGGAACGTCTCGCTCTGGGGCAAGCGTCGCGCCTTCACCGAGCACATCCACAAGCTCGCGGAGCTCGTCGAGGAAAAGACCGACGGCGACTTTACCATGAACATCTCTTACGGCGGCCTGTCGAAGAACACCGAGAACCTCGACGGCATCTCGATCTTCGCCTTCGAGATGGCCCAGTTCTGCGCCGGCTACCACCCCGACAAGAACCGCGCGATCACCGTGCTCGAGCTGCCGTTCCTCGGGGTCGACACGCTCGAGGAAGAGGTTGCCGTCTCGAACGCGGTCTACGCCCATCCGGCGGTGCAGGAGGAAATGGCGCAGTGGTCGGCCAAGCTGCTGATGCCGACGCCGATGCCGCAGTACAACCTCGTCGGCACCGGCGAGCCGCGCAACGAGCTGGCGGACTTCGACGGCATGCGGGTGCGGGCGACGGGCGGTCTCGGCCGTGCCTTCGAGGCAGTCGGCGCCGTGCCGACCTCGATGACCGCGTCGGAAGTCTACCAGGCGATGGAATCGGGCGTCATCGACACCGCCGCCTTCGCCCAGCACGCGCACCTGAGCTTCGGCACCATCAACGAGGCCGACTGGTGGACCGCCAACCTCAACCCCGGCACGGTGAACTGTCCGGTGGTGGTGAACACCGACGCCTACGAATCGCTGTCGGATGCCGAGCGCGAGGCGCTCGACAGCTCCGTGCCCGAGGCGATCGACTACTACCTCGAGAACTACGGCGAGCTGCTCGCCAAGTGGGACAGCGTGCTCGAGGAGAAGGGTGTCGAGAAGGTGATGATCTCGGACGAGGAACTGGCGAAGTTCAAGGACATCGCCGGCACCCCCACGCATGAGGCGTGGATCGAGGAAATGGGCGCGCAGGGCCTGCCCGCGCAGGAGCTCTACGACCTCGTGACGAGCACCCTCGAGGAAACCCGCGCCTCCAACTGA